GCTGGTGTTCCGCACGATCACGGAAGCGAGCGCGCGGCGGCTCGACAAGAACGCCAACGCCTTGAGCAACAAGACCGCCGGGCGCGACAGCAGCTTCTTCTGGCAGTGGTACACCCCCTATGAAGTGCACTCGGCCATCAACCTGATGGCCATGTATGCGCAGCGGCACTTCCATGAATACGGGACCACCCCGGAGCAACTGGCGCAGATCGCCCTGACCTGCCGCGCCAACGCCGTGCTCAATCCCAAGGCCGTGTACCGCACGCCCATGACCATGGACGACTACCTGACCTCCCGCATGATCTCGACGCCCCTGCGCATGTTCGACTGCGACGTGCACTGCGACGGGGCGACGGCCATCGTGCTCTCGCGCATGGATGCGGCGCGCCATGACCCGAATCCCCCGATTCGCCTGGAGGCCATCGGCTCGGCCCTGCACCAGCCCTGGTCCTGGGATCAGGTTTCCCTGACCGGCGGGGCCAGCATCGACGCGGCCCGCATGATGTGGCAACGAACCGACCTCAAGCCGGCTGATGTCCGCAGCGCCCAGTTGTACGACGGCTTTTCCATCCTGACTTTGCTCTGGCTGGAGGCCTTGGGCCTGTGCCCGGTGGGCGAAAGCGGCCGTTTCGTCGAAGGCGGCGCGCGCATCGCCCGCGACGGCGCCCTGCCGGTGAATACCAATGGCGGCCAGCTCTCGGGGGGAAGAACCCATGGCCTTGGATATGTGCACGAAGCTTGCACCCAGCTCTGGGGCCGCGCCGGGCTGCGCCAGATCGCGCCGCACCAGGTAGCGGTTGCGGCGGCCGGCGGAGGCCCGCTGGCTGGCTCGCTTTTGCTCGTCCGAGAGTGACCCCACTCTAGCCCCAGGCGCCCTGTCCTCGCCCATTGCCCGGTATGACCGCATGACACAACCTCCTCCCACCCATTCACATACCCCGCATAGTCTGGGCATTGATTTGTCCGAGTTCAAAAGCGCGTGGCGCATCGTGATCCTGGCCACGCTGGGACTGGCGATCAACTCCAACTCATCCATGCTGTATGCCTACGGCGCGATGATGGTTCCCCTGCAGCAGACGTTCGACTGGGCCCGCGCGGATCTTCAATCGGCAGTGAGCTTCATGTTTCTGGGATCGGTGGTCGCATCCCAAATCGTGGGATGGCTCAATCTGCGCTTTGGCATGAAGCGCGTCACGGTGCTCTCGCTGTGCATGCTTTCCCTAGCCTTCATCGCCATGACGCACCTGGGGCCTTCGATCGTGACGCTCTACCTGGGATTTTTCCTGATGTCCTTGGCCAGCATGGGCACCATGCACGTCACCTGGACCCACCTGGTGAACCTGTGGTTCGAGCGCAACCGCGGCCTAGCTCTCGCGCTGGTTCTCTCTGGCACCGGTCTGGCCGCCATGCTCATTCCCTCGGCGGTGAGCACCGTGATCTCACGATGGAACTGGCAGGCGGCCTTTTGGCTTCTGGCTGCCCTGCCGATGCTCCTGGTGCTGCCCCTGGTCCTGGCCTGGATGAAAGAGCCCGCCCGCGCTCCTGCCCGCAAGCACAGCGAGTCAGCCTCGTCAGCAGGTCCCTTGGTCACGGGCGCCTCGCTACGCGAAGGCGTGCGCCAGCCCCGCTTCTGGCTGCTGAACATCGCCTTGTCCATGGTCGTGGCCTGCGTGGTGACGCTGGTCACGAATGGCGTCCCCCTGCTGCGCGACAAAGGCCTGGAAGCAGGGGATGCAGCGCGCATCTTCGGCAGC
This DNA window, taken from Comamonas testosteroni TK102, encodes the following:
- a CDS encoding thiolase family protein is translated as MMFDHLYEKNVAIAGVGQSEVARPSDKSAMRLTLDACLEAIADAGLTREDIDGVACWPGDNNNGNSFSPVGPNALIGTMGLHVNWYGGGYEGPGPLAGVINGAMAIAAGLCRHVLVFRTITEASARRLDKNANALSNKTAGRDSSFFWQWYTPYEVHSAINLMAMYAQRHFHEYGTTPEQLAQIALTCRANAVLNPKAVYRTPMTMDDYLTSRMISTPLRMFDCDVHCDGATAIVLSRMDAARHDPNPPIRLEAIGSALHQPWSWDQVSLTGGASIDAARMMWQRTDLKPADVRSAQLYDGFSILTLLWLEALGLCPVGESGRFVEGGARIARDGALPVNTNGGQLSGGRTHGLGYVHEACTQLWGRAGLRQIAPHQVAVAAAGGGPLAGSLLLVRE
- a CDS encoding MFS transporter — protein: MTQPPPTHSHTPHSLGIDLSEFKSAWRIVILATLGLAINSNSSMLYAYGAMMVPLQQTFDWARADLQSAVSFMFLGSVVASQIVGWLNLRFGMKRVTVLSLCMLSLAFIAMTHLGPSIVTLYLGFFLMSLASMGTMHVTWTHLVNLWFERNRGLALALVLSGTGLAAMLIPSAVSTVISRWNWQAAFWLLAALPMLLVLPLVLAWMKEPARAPARKHSESASSAGPLVTGASLREGVRQPRFWLLNIALSMVVACVVTLVTNGVPLLRDKGLEAGDAARIFGSFGLSLILGRVIVGYLVDRLWAPGVAAAALGLPALGCLLLGISGANDTGWLVLGVMLVGIGAGAEFDLAAFLVSRYFGMRDYGRLFGIHLGLITLASTLAPWLFGQLFRSTGSYQATLWVCGPMFLFGGLALLSLGRYPIFEGKTAPDQTI